A genomic segment from Malus domestica chromosome 05, GDT2T_hap1 encodes:
- the LOC103425102 gene encoding DNA damage-repair/toleration protein DRT100-like yields the protein MSYKNLFGFTSLCNFPFLPYLAVSETIILSMKNLPLLFLAILTFSCLNPVSAACHVDDEAGLLAFKSAITADPSNKLSSWIKGTDCCTWAGTNCLNNRVTSLSLSGQPDKPSTYLSGQISPSLSKLKFLNGIYLQNLNLSGPFPDLLFGLPDLKYVYIEHNKLSGRIPNTIGNLTQLEALSFYYNRFTGPIPSSISKLTRLTQLNLGGNILTGSIPSGIQNLKNLTLFNLEQNGLSGPIPDFFTSFPELRVLRLSGNYFTGKIPASISDLAPKLAYLELGHNALTGQIPDFLGNFKALDTLNLSSNKLSGVVPQKFANLTKIFNLDLSRNYLTDPFPELNVRGIESLDLSYNSFHLKQIPKWVTSSPIIYSLKLAKCGIKLKLDDWKPAETYFYDYIDLSENEISGSPVGLLNRTDFLVGFWASGNKLKFDLEKLRIVKTLKYLDLSRNLVFGKVPSGVSGLERLNVSHNHLCGPLPATKFGASAFLGNDCLCGAPLDLCK from the coding sequence ATGTCCTATAAAAATCTCTTTGGCTTTACTTCATTATGCAACTTTCCATTTTTGCCATATTTGGCTGTCTCAGAAACAATAATATTGAGCATGAAAAACCTCCCCCTCCTCTTCCTTGCTATCCTCACCTTCAGTTGCCTGAACCCCGTTTCCGCAGCCTGCCACGTCGACGACGAAGCGGGTCTGCTTGCCTTCAAATCGGCCATCACAGCCGACCCATCTAACAAGCTAAGCTCATGGATAAAGGGTACAGACTGCTGCACATGGGCGGGTACAAACTGCCTCAACAACCGGGTCACCAGCCTCTCCCTCTCGGGTCAACCCGACAAGCCCAGTACTTACTTATCCGGTCAAATCTCGCCCTCTCTCTCCAAACTCAAATTCTTGAACggcatctatctccaaaaccttAACCTCTCGGGTCCCTTCCCGGATCTCCTATTCGGACTACCCGACCTCAAATACGTCTACATTGAACACAACAAGCTCTCGGGTCGAATACCCAACACTATCGGCAACTTAACCCAACTCGAAGCACTCAGCTTTTACTACAACCGGTTCACCGGTCCAATTCCGAGTTCAATCTCCAAGCTGACCCGGCTCACCCAGCTCAACCTTGGCGGCAACATCTTAACCGGTTCGATCCCATCCGGCATTCAAAACCTCAAGAACCTCACCCTCTTCAACCTCGAGCAAAACGGGTTGTCGGGTCCCATCCCCGATTTCTTCACATCGTTTCCGGAGCTCCGAGTCCTCAGACTCTCCGGCAACTACTTTACCGGGAAAATCCCAGCTTCAATTTCCGATTTGGCGCCAAAACTGGCCTACCTGGAGCTCGGCCACAACGCCCTGACCGGCCAAATCCCTGATTTTCTCGGCAATTTCAAGGCCCTCGACACCCTCAACCTCTCTAGCAACAAATTATCCGGCGTCGTGCCTCAGAAGTTCGCGAATCTGACCAAGATCTTCAACCTCGATCTTTCTCGTAATTACCTCACCGACCCGTTTCCGGAACTGAACGTGAGAGGCATCGAGTCCCTGGATTTGTCGTACAACAGCTTCCATCTGAAGCAAATTCCAAAATGGGTGACGTCGTCGCCGATCATCTACTCTCTGAAGCTCGCAAAGTGTGGGATCAAGTTGAAATTGGACGACTGGAAGCCGGCGGAGACGTATTTCTACGATTACATCGATTTATCAGAGAACGAGATTTCGGGGAGTCCAGTCGGGCTGCTGAACAGGACCGATTTCTTGGTGGGGTTTTGGGCTTCTGGGAATAAGTTGAAGTTTGATTTGGAGAAGTTGAGGATTGTGAAGACGTTGAAGTATTTGGACTTGTCGAGGAATTTGGTTTTCGGGAAGGTGCCGAGTGGAGTTTCAGGGCTGGAGAGACTGAACGTCAGCCACAATCATCTTTGCGGACCGCTTCCGGCCACCAAGTTTGGTGCTTCGGCGTTTCTGGGGAATGATTGTCTCTGTGGTGCTCCACTAGATCTCTGCAAGTAA
- the LOC139195710 gene encoding pentatricopeptide repeat-containing protein At5g40410, mitochondrial-like, whose amino-acid sequence MRKLAECIHGMIVKSGLNENVTIATGLLDLYAKLGRLTYSLKIFGEVNNPDKVAWTAMLAAYAVHGYGREAMELFESMLKEGGEPDHVTFTHLLSDCSHSGLVEVGKNDFNIMPQVYGIEPRLDHYSCMVGLLGRSGLLNDAYELIRRMPMEPNSGV is encoded by the coding sequence ATGCGGAAACTGGCAGAGTGTATTCATGGTATGATCGTGAAAAGTGGTCTGAATGAAAATGTCACAATTGCAACCGGACTGCTGGATTTGTATGCAAAGTTGGGGAGACTAACTTACTCGCTTAAGATTTTCGGGGAGGTAAATAATCCGGACAAAGTAGCTTGGACTGCGATGCTTGCAGCCTATGCTGTGCATGGTTATGGGAGAGAAGCAATGGAGCTCTTTGAAAGCATGCTTAAAGAAGGTGGGGAGCCTGATCACGTCACCTTCACACATTTGCTAAGTGATTGTAGCCACTCGGGGCTTGTCGAGGTGGGGAAGAATGACTTCAACATTATGCCTCAAGTTTATGGAATTGAGCCTAGGTTGGATCACTATTCATGCATGGTTGGTCTTCTGGGACGCTCTGGGCTTCTAAATGATGCTTACGAGCTGATTAGACGTATGCCAATGGAGCCCAACTCTGGAGTATGA